A window from Leptothermofonsia sichuanensis E412 encodes these proteins:
- the recN gene encoding DNA repair protein RecN, translating to MLLSLRIENFALVDHLELQLGAGLTVLTGETGAGKSIILDAIDAVLGGKVTSRAVRTGAERALLEATFQMDGELAAWLVAHEIEVAEPSALICSREITLNQGSQRSRSRVNGVVVNRQQMEDLRDRLVEITAQGQTVQIGQPSLQREWLDSYGGDPLLQQRERVATAWTAYQQASQALDRRRQSEQERLQQLDLFEYQLRELHTANLEDPDELDQLEQERNRLTHSVELQQKSYQVYQALYENDGDVEACADLLGRSEETLRSMVEYDSQLQPILELVNNALALVEQAGREINFYGESIEADPQRLQAVQERIVELKQICRKYGPTLADAIARQQRLQVDLDTLTDGGQSLEELEQSCEQRYAELTAACAQLTHLRQSTAKDLEERLVKELKPLAMEKVKFQVQITPCPPSALGADQITFLFSPNPGEPLQPLTEIASGGEMSRFLLALQASFTQIDPVGTLVFDEIDVGVSGRVAQAIAEKLHQLSHRHQVLCVTHQPIVAAMADHHLRVNKEIIGDSPPSTNGRRPQGTGKRKSQNIEKSDPATPLSPLPSDVRTVVRITPLSNQQRREELAQLAGGDSVQEAIAFADSLLTQAANLRQTHPIDLAQPSEPPSESITKAKPRSRTSHLNKHRDKV from the coding sequence ATGCTGTTGTCTCTACGGATTGAAAACTTCGCCCTGGTTGACCACCTGGAACTGCAACTGGGTGCCGGGTTGACCGTGCTGACTGGAGAGACGGGAGCAGGCAAGTCCATCATTCTGGATGCGATTGATGCGGTGTTGGGGGGGAAAGTGACCAGTCGGGCAGTGCGAACAGGGGCAGAGCGGGCATTGCTGGAAGCGACCTTTCAGATGGATGGGGAACTGGCCGCCTGGCTGGTAGCCCATGAGATTGAGGTAGCAGAGCCGTCGGCACTCATCTGTAGTCGGGAAATTACCCTCAACCAGGGCAGCCAGCGCAGCCGATCGCGGGTGAATGGGGTGGTGGTGAACAGGCAGCAAATGGAAGACTTGCGCGATCGCCTGGTGGAAATCACCGCCCAGGGGCAGACCGTCCAGATTGGGCAACCCTCCCTTCAGCGGGAATGGCTGGACAGCTACGGCGGCGATCCCTTGCTCCAGCAACGGGAACGGGTGGCGACTGCCTGGACGGCTTATCAACAGGCAAGTCAGGCCCTCGATCGCCGTCGCCAATCTGAACAGGAGCGGCTCCAGCAGCTTGATCTGTTTGAGTACCAGTTGCGGGAACTGCATACCGCTAATCTGGAGGATCCCGACGAACTGGATCAACTGGAACAGGAACGAAACCGCCTCACTCACAGCGTTGAACTCCAGCAGAAAAGCTACCAGGTCTACCAGGCGCTCTATGAAAATGACGGTGATGTCGAAGCCTGCGCCGATCTGTTGGGGCGTTCTGAGGAAACCTTACGGTCAATGGTAGAGTATGATTCCCAGCTTCAGCCGATTCTGGAACTGGTCAATAATGCTCTGGCACTGGTCGAGCAGGCAGGGCGGGAAATTAATTTTTATGGTGAAAGTATCGAAGCTGACCCCCAACGGCTCCAGGCAGTGCAGGAACGCATTGTTGAACTGAAACAGATTTGCCGCAAGTATGGCCCTACCCTGGCAGATGCGATCGCCCGACAGCAACGGTTACAGGTTGACCTGGACACTCTGACAGATGGTGGACAATCCCTGGAAGAACTGGAACAGTCCTGTGAACAGCGATACGCAGAACTGACCGCCGCCTGTGCCCAGCTCACCCACCTGCGTCAGTCCACCGCTAAAGATCTGGAAGAGCGGCTGGTGAAGGAACTCAAGCCCCTGGCAATGGAAAAAGTTAAATTTCAGGTACAGATTACTCCCTGCCCACCCTCTGCTCTGGGTGCCGACCAGATCACCTTTTTGTTCAGCCCCAACCCCGGCGAACCCCTGCAACCCCTGACAGAAATTGCCTCTGGGGGGGAAATGAGCCGCTTTCTACTGGCACTCCAGGCCAGCTTCACCCAGATTGATCCCGTTGGCACTCTTGTCTTTGATGAAATTGATGTAGGTGTCTCCGGGCGAGTTGCCCAGGCGATCGCCGAAAAACTCCACCAACTCAGCCACCGCCATCAGGTTCTCTGTGTCACCCACCAGCCCATCGTTGCAGCAATGGCAGACCACCACTTGCGGGTCAACAAAGAAATCATTGGTGATAGCCCCCCTTCTACCAACGGCAGGCGTCCCCAGGGTACAGGAAAGCGGAAAAGCCAGAACATCGAGAAATCTGACCCTGCAACTCCCCTTTCCCCTCTTCCCTCCGATGTCCGCACTGTTGTTCGGATTACTCCCCTCAGCAACCAGCAACGCCGAGAAGAACTGGCACAACTGGCAGGGGGAGACTCTGTTCAGGAAGCGATCGCCTTTGCCGATTCCCTGTTAACGCAAGCTGCTAATCTCCGCCAAACCCATCCCATAGATTTAGCCCAGCCCTCAGAACCCCCCTCCGAATCAATCACAAAAGCTAAACCCCGATCTCGGACTTCCCATCTCAACAAACACCGCGATAAAGTGTGA
- a CDS encoding GAF domain-containing protein: MTTTSPHLPEKNRGHITVEAVPQVDRVAQTKIKVIPTQSEAVASDMVTDLGTRKEEESSFPSEIQLAPSDNGQDPGKGGALATQRGTFRSFLAPLTQERFKEVVTDVERKLEIVNQTLSMLDMQGFDSVLEEMLSSITAKTGELLNADRTTIFLLDKEKDELYTTVAKEGGGTVEIRVPTDKGIAGEVATFKKVVNIPFDFFDDPRSVQAKIQYKNTGYRTYTMLALPLLNDRDELVAVIQLINKLKKNADASADLADRIDLEGFTTQDEQVFREFAPSIRLILESSQSFYAATQKQRAANALIQATQSLSKSSLDLEATLKNVMDEAKKLMHADRSTLWLIDPDRHQLWTKIQMADGSLREIRIPRDAGFAGQVATSGEPLMIPFDLYDQPNSQTSKETDQQTGYRTCSMLCMPVFNADGELIGVTQLINKIKQGDYPPYDPKNYPEAPECWKASFNNTDQEFMKTFNIQAGVALQNAKLFETVRQQEQMQRDILRSLTNGVISTDKQGNIVAANESAKELLGITAQETLEGKPIEDLIRIQKGDFTRWFRTALEGKDEKSRSQYYPDQTLEPLHGGEVHSINLSVNTIADANNSKRVSGALVVMEDISDEKRLKSTMYRYMTQELAEQLLENPDAAKMGGDRKEVTVLFSDIRSYTTLTESLKAEEVVEMLNEYFEQMVDAVFAYKGTLDKYIGDAIMAVFGSPLPLKDHEWMAVQTALEMRHRLAEFNAKRIAHQQTPIQIGIGVNSDVVISGNIGSSKRMEFTAIGDGVNLGSRLEGATKQYGTDIVISEYTYQPCADRIWARELDYIRVKGKDKPVKVYELIGLRSEPLSIEQEQIIEHYHKGRAYYLERNFPMAMAEFGTVLNLNKDDKSATLHLSRCQHWLTNPPPDSWDGSWALTEK, translated from the coding sequence ATGACAACCACATCGCCGCATCTGCCCGAGAAAAACCGTGGCCACATCACTGTTGAGGCTGTTCCTCAAGTGGATAGGGTGGCCCAAACTAAGATTAAGGTGATTCCGACTCAGAGCGAGGCGGTTGCCAGCGACATGGTGACTGACCTGGGCACCCGGAAGGAAGAAGAATCCTCCTTCCCATCGGAAATCCAGCTTGCTCCCTCAGACAATGGTCAGGACCCTGGCAAAGGGGGTGCCCTGGCGACCCAGCGGGGAACCTTCCGCTCCTTCCTGGCTCCCCTGACCCAGGAACGGTTCAAAGAAGTTGTGACGGACGTAGAGCGGAAGCTGGAGATTGTGAATCAAACCCTGTCAATGCTGGATATGCAGGGGTTTGATTCGGTCCTGGAGGAAATGCTCAGTTCAATTACCGCCAAGACCGGAGAGTTGCTCAACGCCGACCGGACGACCATATTCTTGCTGGATAAGGAAAAAGACGAACTTTACACCACCGTTGCCAAGGAAGGGGGGGGGACTGTTGAAATTCGGGTTCCCACCGACAAAGGAATCGCGGGTGAAGTTGCCACTTTCAAAAAAGTAGTCAACATCCCCTTCGACTTTTTTGATGATCCCCGTTCCGTGCAGGCAAAGATCCAATACAAAAATACAGGCTACCGCACTTACACCATGCTGGCGCTCCCCCTGCTTAACGATCGGGATGAGCTGGTGGCGGTGATTCAGCTCATTAACAAGCTGAAGAAAAACGCTGACGCCTCAGCCGATCTGGCCGACCGGATCGATCTGGAAGGCTTCACTACCCAGGATGAGCAAGTATTTCGAGAATTTGCTCCCTCTATCCGGTTGATTCTGGAATCCTCCCAATCCTTCTACGCCGCGACTCAAAAGCAGCGAGCTGCCAATGCCCTGATCCAGGCAACCCAGTCCCTCAGTAAAAGCAGTCTGGATCTGGAAGCAACGCTGAAGAATGTGATGGATGAAGCGAAGAAGCTGATGCATGCCGATCGCAGCACCCTCTGGTTAATTGACCCGGATCGTCACCAGCTCTGGACCAAAATCCAGATGGCAGATGGTTCCCTGCGGGAAATCCGAATTCCCAGAGATGCAGGGTTTGCTGGTCAGGTCGCTACCAGCGGGGAACCCCTGATGATTCCTTTTGATCTCTACGACCAGCCCAACTCTCAAACCTCAAAAGAAACGGACCAGCAAACGGGGTATCGCACATGCAGCATGTTGTGTATGCCAGTATTCAATGCCGATGGTGAGCTGATTGGGGTTACCCAGTTGATCAACAAGATTAAGCAGGGAGACTATCCCCCCTACGACCCCAAGAACTACCCGGAAGCGCCTGAATGCTGGAAAGCGAGCTTCAACAACACTGACCAGGAATTCATGAAGACCTTCAACATTCAGGCAGGTGTGGCGTTGCAGAATGCCAAGTTATTTGAGACGGTCCGGCAGCAGGAACAGATGCAGCGAGACATTCTGCGATCGCTGACCAATGGCGTCATTTCCACCGACAAACAGGGCAATATCGTTGCAGCAAATGAAAGTGCTAAAGAACTCCTGGGTATTACAGCGCAGGAAACCCTGGAAGGAAAGCCCATCGAAGACCTGATTCGCATCCAGAAAGGTGACTTTACCCGCTGGTTCCGCACAGCCCTGGAGGGCAAAGACGAAAAAAGCCGCAGCCAGTATTATCCAGATCAAACGCTGGAGCCGCTCCACGGTGGCGAGGTGCACAGCATTAACCTGTCAGTCAACACAATCGCTGATGCCAACAACAGCAAGCGGGTATCGGGAGCACTGGTTGTAATGGAAGACATCAGCGATGAAAAACGGCTGAAGAGCACCATGTATCGCTATATGACCCAGGAACTGGCAGAACAGTTGCTGGAAAACCCCGATGCGGCCAAAATGGGGGGCGATCGCAAGGAAGTCACCGTTTTGTTCTCGGATATTCGCAGTTACACCACCCTGACCGAATCCCTCAAAGCCGAAGAAGTCGTGGAAATGCTCAACGAATACTTTGAGCAAATGGTGGATGCGGTGTTTGCCTACAAGGGCACCCTGGACAAATATATTGGGGATGCCATCATGGCAGTCTTTGGCTCTCCCCTACCACTTAAGGACCATGAGTGGATGGCAGTCCAGACCGCCTTAGAAATGCGCCATCGCCTGGCAGAGTTTAACGCCAAACGAATTGCCCACCAGCAAACACCCATTCAGATTGGCATTGGAGTAAACTCGGATGTGGTGATCAGCGGTAATATTGGCTCCAGCAAGCGGATGGAATTTACGGCGATCGGAGATGGCGTCAACCTGGGTTCCCGTCTGGAAGGAGCCACCAAACAGTACGGCACCGATATTGTGATCAGCGAATACACCTATCAGCCCTGTGCCGATCGCATCTGGGCACGAGAGTTAGACTACATTCGAGTCAAGGGCAAGGATAAGCCGGTAAAAGTGTATGAACTGATCGGACTCCGGAGTGAACCATTGTCCATTGAGCAAGAGCAAATCATTGAGCACTACCACAAAGGGCGGGCATACTACCTGGAGCGGAATTTTCCCATGGCAATGGCAGAGTTTGGCACGGTTTTGAACCTTAACAAGGACGACAAATCTGCCACCCTCCACCTGAGCCGATGCCAGCACTGGCTCACCAACCCTCCCCCCGATAGCTGGGATGGCTCCTGGGCATTGACTGAGAAATAA
- a CDS encoding GmrSD restriction endonuclease domain-containing protein, with product MPVAIHATEKALFKVFSNDFAFSIPAYQRPYAWTREQASELLTDLLSLVMF from the coding sequence ATGCCAGTTGCTATTCACGCTACCGAGAAGGCTCTATTTAAGGTTTTCAGTAATGATTTTGCATTTTCGATACCAGCTTATCAACGTCCTTATGCGTGGACAAGGGAACAAGCAAGTGAGCTATTGACAGATCTTCTGTCGTTGGTAATGTTCTAG
- a CDS encoding IS1 family transposase (programmed frameshift), which translates to MVLEPIHCPVCDGIEVIKHGTTPDGKQRYFCQNSGCHRRTFILQYTYQGYLPEVKQQISDMAMNGSGIRDTARVLHISPTTVIEELKKDRQLKAVNELKLAELEPAQSIVKLCQGEDTEAEADEMWSFVQSKAQQRWLWHAIDHHSGKILAYVLATHQDEAFLQLKALLEPFGIMQFYTNGWGTYERQLDPSLHTVGKQNTQKIERKHLTLRTRLKRLARKTICFSKSILMHDIVIGLFINRYEFGFAI; encoded by the exons ATGGTATTAGAACCAATTCACTGCCCTGTGTGTGATGGGATTGAGGTGATCAAACACGGCACAACACCAGACGGCAAACAGCGCTACTTTTGTCAAAACTCAGGATGCCATCGGCGCACCTTTATTTTGCAATACACCTATCAAGGGTATCTGCCTGAAGTCAAGCAACAAATCAGCGATATGGCAATGAATGGGAGTGGGATTCGAGACACTGCCCGTGTCCTTCACATTAGTCCAACGACGGTGATTGAGGAATTA AAAAAAGATCGTCAACTCAAAGCCGTGAATGAACTCAAACTGGCTGAGTTGGAACCCGCTCAAAGCATCGTAAAGCTTTGCCAGGGGGAAGATACAGAGGCAGAAGCCGATGAAATGTGGAGTTTTGTCCAGTCTAAAGCCCAGCAACGTTGGTTATGGCATGCAATTGACCATCACAGTGGAAAAATATTAGCTTATGTGTTGGCGACGCATCAAGATGAAGCATTCCTCCAACTCAAAGCGTTATTAGAACCGTTTGGAATTATGCAGTTTTACACAAATGGTTGGGGAACCTATGAGCGGCAGCTTGACCCAAGTCTTCATACCGTTGGCAAACAGAACACGCAGAAGATTGAGCGTAAGCATTTAACTTTACGCACGCGCTTGAAGCGATTAGCTCGCAAAACTATTTGCTTTTCTAAGTCCATTCTGATGCATGACATTGTGATTGGGCTATTTATTAACCGTTATGAGTTTGGTTTTGCTATCTAA
- a CDS encoding DUF262 domain-containing protein → MSFLGDGSESVTDANPYFLGSIVLIKNEDAPEADVVDGQQRLTTITILLAILRSLLSQESASEVTKFIYQKGNRFEGTDDRYRLKLRERDEDFFRKYIQDEKSLNALLELDTSQLTDSQRNIQTNARYFLEELRQISEQRLEQFVHYLMTRCFLVVVSTPDLDSAYRIFSILNARGLDLSLTDLLKSEIIGAIATSQQEKYTRIWEDEEEDLGRETFQELFSHIRMISRKAKLRETALNEFRKYIQP, encoded by the coding sequence CTGTCGTTTTTAGGTGACGGCTCTGAATCCGTAACTGATGCAAACCCATATTTTTTGGGGAGCATCGTTTTAATTAAGAATGAAGATGCTCCTGAAGCGGATGTAGTTGACGGGCAGCAGAGATTAACAACCATTACAATTCTCTTAGCTATTTTGAGAAGCCTGTTAAGCCAAGAAAGTGCTTCAGAAGTCACAAAATTTATTTATCAAAAAGGCAATAGATTTGAGGGTACAGACGATCGATATCGCCTTAAATTGCGGGAGAGAGATGAGGATTTCTTTCGTAAATATATACAAGATGAGAAAAGTTTAAATGCACTTTTAGAGCTTGACACCTCACAATTAACGGATAGTCAAAGAAATATTCAAACTAATGCACGGTACTTTCTAGAAGAGCTACGACAGATTTCTGAACAGCGCCTTGAGCAGTTTGTTCATTATTTAATGACACGCTGCTTTCTGGTAGTTGTTTCAACACCTGATCTTGATTCGGCATACCGAATCTTCTCTATTCTCAATGCTCGCGGTTTAGATTTAAGCCTTACTGATTTACTCAAATCCGAAATTATTGGGGCGATTGCCACGTCACAACAAGAAAAATATACAAGAATTTGGGAAGACGAAGAGGAAGATTTAGGTCGTGAAACATTTCAGGAGTTGTTTTCACATATTCGTATGATTTCTCGCAAAGCAAAATTGCGAGAGACAGCCCTGAATGAATTTCGCAAATATATCCAACCTTAA
- a CDS encoding HNH endonuclease family protein: protein MLKPYSDALEIIKTANYQSDKEAEAINSLFRWLNQIDNFDWVPPAILYFSKNSQTPVNLKRFLTDLERLAAGLMILRADINDRIERYARLLSAIEEDWDLYALDSPLQLTVDEVERIVKTLDGDLYLIKRIRQYVLLRLDSALAQGEASYDYSVITVEHVLPQNPSEGSIWLQWFPVEEERIQYVHRIGNLALLSRKKVIAQLGVDKARKNTRVKGMKELPDLKQLTDSDKDRLIQTLWDELQKLQQKKPKKTSKNSSLPPAQGFKAAVSEPSGSQEINRSASVGRCGGGRKLTPNPDQIIRAEVNRCKTCGVSLSGTLQQLLQRYEKVEIPPIRPVVTQVMMYPEN, encoded by the coding sequence GTGCTTAAGCCATATTCTGATGCACTAGAAATAATTAAGACGGCAAACTATCAAAGTGATAAAGAAGCAGAAGCTATCAATTCCTTATTCCGTTGGCTAAACCAAATTGATAACTTTGACTGGGTTCCACCAGCCATATTGTACTTCTCTAAAAATAGTCAAACTCCTGTTAACTTAAAACGTTTCTTAACCGATCTCGAAAGGTTGGCAGCAGGTTTAATGATTTTACGAGCAGATATTAACGATCGCATAGAAAGGTATGCAAGGCTGCTCTCTGCTATTGAAGAAGACTGGGATTTGTATGCACTAGACTCCCCGCTTCAATTGACAGTTGATGAAGTAGAACGCATTGTTAAAACACTGGATGGAGATTTATATCTTATTAAACGAATTAGACAGTACGTTCTACTGCGTCTTGATTCTGCTCTTGCTCAAGGAGAAGCGAGTTATGACTATTCAGTTATTACTGTTGAGCATGTTCTACCTCAAAATCCAAGTGAGGGAAGCATTTGGCTACAATGGTTTCCTGTTGAAGAGGAACGTATTCAATATGTGCATCGCATAGGGAATTTAGCCTTGTTATCTCGGAAAAAGGTAATTGCTCAACTGGGGGTTGACAAGGCGAGAAAGAACACTAGAGTTAAAGGCATGAAAGAGCTTCCAGACCTCAAGCAACTCACAGACTCTGATAAGGACAGGCTGATCCAGACACTGTGGGATGAGCTGCAAAAGTTGCAACAAAAGAAGCCGAAAAAGACATCCAAGAATTCCAGTTTACCCCCTGCTCAAGGATTCAAAGCAGCAGTTAGCGAGCCTTCTGGCTCCCAAGAGATAAATCGAAGTGCGAGTGTGGGACGCTGTGGTGGTGGGCGTAAGCTGACTCCGAATCCCGACCAAATTATCCGCGCCGAAGTGAACAGGTGTAAAACTTGTGGTGTGAGTCTGTCTGGAACCCTTCAGCAATTGCTGCAACGCTATGAAAAAGTGGAGATTCCACCGATTCGCCCGGTTGTGACTCAAGTTATGATGTACCCCGAAAACTAG
- the tnpC gene encoding IS66 family transposase: MGRCGGGRKLTPNPDQIIRAEVNRCKTCGVSLSGTLQQLLQRYEKVEIPPIRPVVTQVERYGCTCPGCGEVQLAPVPVGLEPGSPFGDGVAALVTTLRYGHAISYARLSQLMSEVFNLAISEGALASLFQRVKTQLDPSIAAIVQRLRSSRLVGSDETSARLRGKTVWEWVFQNAQVCLHVIRPSRGAEVIEHVMAGHRPEIWVSDLFSAQKKHPASDWQVCLAHQLRDCQYGIDAGDTIFSPRMKRLVLRACAWHRRWEQLSASTQYQYRCRINRELDQALALCPTQADGIRLQTRYRNLREHLFLFLADTTIPSTNNASEQALRMSVIFRKVTNGFRSEWGKDLFADIRSVVNTGKRQGLSAFESISAALNPHQSLFPLS; encoded by the coding sequence GTGGGACGCTGTGGTGGTGGGCGTAAGCTGACTCCGAATCCCGACCAAATTATCCGCGCCGAAGTGAACAGGTGCAAAACTTGTGGTGTGAGTCTGTCTGGAACCCTTCAGCAATTGCTGCAACGCTATGAAAAAGTGGAGATTCCACCGATTCGCCCGGTTGTGACTCAAGTGGAACGGTATGGTTGCACCTGTCCGGGTTGTGGAGAAGTTCAATTGGCTCCAGTTCCGGTGGGACTAGAACCCGGCAGTCCCTTCGGCGATGGGGTGGCGGCCTTAGTCACGACGTTGCGCTACGGTCATGCAATCAGCTATGCGCGGCTGAGTCAACTGATGTCGGAGGTGTTCAATTTAGCGATTTCCGAAGGTGCTTTGGCAAGTCTTTTTCAACGAGTCAAAACGCAATTAGACCCATCGATTGCGGCGATTGTGCAGCGCTTACGCAGTTCCCGACTGGTCGGCAGCGATGAAACCAGTGCGCGGCTGAGAGGCAAGACGGTATGGGAATGGGTGTTTCAAAATGCTCAAGTCTGCTTGCATGTGATTCGCCCGTCCCGTGGGGCAGAGGTGATTGAGCACGTGATGGCAGGGCATCGTCCTGAGATTTGGGTGTCGGATTTGTTCAGCGCTCAAAAGAAACATCCTGCGTCAGATTGGCAAGTCTGCTTAGCCCATCAGTTGCGCGATTGTCAGTATGGCATTGATGCCGGGGATACGATCTTTTCGCCTCGGATGAAGCGGTTAGTCTTACGCGCTTGTGCTTGGCATCGACGCTGGGAGCAATTGTCTGCTTCGACGCAATATCAATATCGCTGCCGGATCAACCGAGAATTAGACCAAGCACTCGCCCTGTGTCCGACTCAAGCCGATGGCATTCGGCTGCAAACGCGCTACCGAAACTTGCGGGAGCATCTGTTTCTATTTTTGGCAGACACAACGATTCCGTCGACCAATAATGCCAGTGAACAGGCGCTGCGGATGAGTGTGATTTTTCGCAAGGTGACCAATGGATTTCGCTCCGAGTGGGGCAAAGATTTGTTCGCCGATATTCGTTCTGTGGTGAATACGGGTAAGCGTCAAGGGCTTTCTGCTTTTGAGTCCATTTCTGCGGCCTTAAACCCTCACCAATCCCTATTCCCGCTGAGTTGA
- a CDS encoding addiction module protein, whose translation MRSIEQLTEEILSLPSELRALLADKLVESLEFDTDPAIQAVWVTEAKRRRDEVRNGSIQPISGEDALAQVRRLIEP comes from the coding sequence ATGCGCTCAATTGAGCAACTGACTGAGGAAATATTGTCTTTGCCTAGCGAGTTAAGAGCACTCTTGGCAGACAAGTTGGTGGAAAGCTTGGAGTTCGATACCGATCCAGCAATTCAGGCAGTTTGGGTAACTGAAGCCAAGCGCCGAAGAGATGAGGTGCGAAATGGTTCTATTCAACCAATTTCAGGCGAAGATGCCTTAGCTCAGGTCAGACGGCTGATTGAGCCATGA
- a CDS encoding type II toxin-antitoxin system RelE/ParE family toxin — protein MRYVFHPKALNEYAEAVQYYTEQRVEVAQAFINAIEDTVYRIRESPTRYAAIDEDVRRCMARKFPYGVLYTIEQDYILILAVMHCSREPGYWKSRK, from the coding sequence ATGAGATATGTATTTCATCCTAAAGCACTGAACGAGTACGCTGAAGCAGTTCAATACTACACAGAGCAGAGGGTTGAGGTTGCTCAGGCGTTCATAAATGCTATTGAAGATACAGTCTACCGAATCCGGGAATCCCCAACTCGCTATGCTGCGATTGATGAAGATGTTCGGCGGTGCATGGCGCGTAAGTTTCCCTATGGTGTTCTCTACACGATTGAGCAAGACTACATCCTGATTTTGGCGGTCATGCATTGTAGTCGTGAGCCTGGGTACTGGAAAAGCCGCAAGTAG
- a CDS encoding transposase, giving the protein MRFAYRLWSFTIDPRNLVFIDETGIHLAMTRLSGRAPIGERLYDTEAPGDGGKNISLIGGMSIDGLIAILCRGIDFTL; this is encoded by the coding sequence TTGCGGTTTGCTTATCGCCTGTGGAGTTTTACAATCGACCCGCGCAACTTGGTTTTCATTGATGAAACGGGCATCCATCTGGCAATGACTCGTTTGTCTGGTCGTGCCCCCATCGGTGAACGCTTGTATGACACTGAGGCTCCTGGCGATGGGGGCAAGAATATCTCGTTGATTGGTGGCATGAGTATTGATGGGTTGATTGCTATACTTTGCCGGGGTATAGATTTTACCCTCTAG
- a CDS encoding helix-turn-helix domain-containing protein: MPAPLSVDLRQRIMAAYEAQEGSQRQLAERFKVSLSFIRDLRRHYCETGTVEPKAHGGGAIAKLGKEQLPIVEALVTAQPDALLKELCERFAQQSGVEVSISTMQQAVSKLKLSVKKKH, translated from the coding sequence ATGCCCGCCCCTCTGTCAGTTGATCTACGGCAACGAATCATGGCAGCCTATGAAGCTCAAGAAGGATCACAACGGCAACTGGCAGAGCGCTTCAAGGTGAGCTTATCGTTCATTCGAGATCTAAGGCGACACTATTGTGAGACAGGCACCGTGGAGCCTAAAGCGCACGGAGGAGGAGCCATTGCCAAGTTGGGCAAAGAGCAGTTGCCCATCGTTGAAGCCCTAGTCACGGCTCAACCGGATGCCCTACTCAAGGAGTTGTGTGAACGCTTTGCCCAACAAAGTGGAGTGGAGGTGAGTATATCAACCATGCAACAGGCTGTGTCTAAGCTCAAGCTCAGCGTCAAAAAAAAACACTGA
- the istB gene encoding IS21-like element helper ATPase IstB, whose translation MNPSTVEQLKALRLSGMLEAWSEQYTSSTYHDLGFDERFSLLVEREHHRRDQQRLQRRLKQAQLSTTAAVADIDFSVARGLVKSKFLELADGQWVQAHLNLIMVGPTGVGKTFLSSVLANRCCTLGQTVRYIRSADLIMELKLARADGSLPKLQRQFAAVNLLVLDDWLRDPLPLQEARDWLDLLDLRYRKASCLFATQLPVEDWHGQIADPTLADAILDRIVHDSLRLVLKGESMRKLTSKLHTHSQSTYSRY comes from the coding sequence ATGAATCCATCGACTGTTGAACAACTCAAAGCCTTGCGCTTAAGTGGGATGCTCGAAGCCTGGAGTGAGCAATACACCAGCAGCACCTACCATGATCTGGGATTCGATGAACGCTTCTCATTACTGGTCGAGCGCGAACATCACCGGCGGGACCAACAACGCCTCCAACGGCGGCTGAAGCAAGCCCAACTCTCCACCACCGCTGCGGTGGCTGATATTGATTTTTCAGTGGCTCGCGGGCTGGTCAAATCCAAGTTTCTCGAACTCGCCGATGGTCAATGGGTGCAAGCGCATCTCAACTTAATCATGGTCGGACCGACCGGTGTCGGCAAAACCTTTCTCTCCTCGGTACTGGCCAACCGTTGTTGTACCCTCGGACAAACGGTGCGCTACATCCGCAGTGCCGATTTGATTATGGAACTCAAACTTGCTCGCGCTGATGGTTCTTTGCCCAAGTTGCAACGTCAATTCGCGGCGGTCAATCTGCTCGTGCTTGATGACTGGTTGCGGGATCCACTGCCCCTGCAAGAGGCTCGTGACTGGTTAGACCTGCTCGATTTACGCTATCGCAAAGCCTCCTGTTTATTTGCCACGCAACTCCCGGTTGAAGACTGGCATGGCCAAATTGCCGACCCAACCTTGGCCGATGCCATCCTCGACCGCATTGTGCATGACTCGTTGCGACTGGTGCTCAAAGGAGAGTCGATGCGAAAGCTCACCAGCAAATTGCACACCCACTCCCAGTCCACTTACAGCCGTTATTGA